One Bacteriovorax sp. PP10 DNA window includes the following coding sequences:
- the spt gene encoding serine palmitoyltransferase — translation MKHNTQETLQGQEMDSTIKRAMRKPFSDSKIIERANLLRDNDLYFFFRAIEETAASTVTVKGQKQIMIGSNNYLGLTHHPLVKEAAIKAIEKYGTGCTGSRFLNGNLNIHDELDVKLAEYLGHEKAIVFSTGMQANLGALSAICGPKDLMLFDSENHASIIDASRLAIGTTFKYKHNDMSSLEELLESNVSRFNRVIIVADGVFSMTGDILRLPEIVALAKKYGAYVYVDDAHGLGVMGHQGRGTMNHFDVTKDVDFNMGTFSKSFASIGGVISGSADAIDYVRHSARSFMFSASMPPAAVATVSACIDVVTSDDSILANLWSNVEFMRKGFQELGFYTYGSQTPIIPLFVGDDMKAVKMTKYLESKGVFATPVLPPAVPKGEALIRTSYMASHDRADLTKVLEVFAEAKKVFEIPSHLH, via the coding sequence ATGAAACACAACACACAAGAAACTCTTCAAGGCCAAGAAATGGACTCTACTATTAAACGTGCTATGAGAAAGCCTTTCTCTGATAGCAAGATCATTGAGCGTGCGAACTTACTTCGCGACAATGATTTATACTTCTTCTTTAGAGCTATTGAAGAAACGGCAGCTTCGACTGTGACTGTAAAAGGTCAGAAGCAAATCATGATCGGATCTAACAATTACCTGGGCCTTACTCACCACCCACTTGTTAAAGAAGCCGCTATTAAAGCGATCGAAAAATACGGTACAGGTTGTACGGGTTCACGTTTCTTAAACGGTAACCTTAATATCCACGACGAACTAGATGTAAAACTTGCTGAGTACTTAGGTCACGAAAAAGCGATCGTATTCTCAACAGGTATGCAAGCAAACCTTGGTGCGCTTTCAGCTATCTGCGGTCCAAAAGATTTAATGCTTTTTGACTCTGAAAACCACGCTTCTATTATCGATGCTTCAAGACTAGCAATCGGTACAACTTTTAAATACAAACACAATGACATGTCTTCATTAGAAGAATTACTAGAAAGTAACGTTTCACGCTTTAACCGCGTGATCATCGTAGCTGACGGTGTTTTCTCAATGACTGGTGATATTCTTCGTCTTCCGGAAATCGTTGCTCTTGCTAAAAAGTACGGCGCATACGTTTACGTTGACGATGCTCACGGACTTGGAGTTATGGGGCATCAGGGACGCGGAACTATGAACCACTTCGACGTAACAAAAGACGTTGATTTCAACATGGGAACGTTCTCTAAATCTTTCGCATCTATTGGTGGAGTTATCTCTGGATCAGCAGACGCAATCGATTACGTTCGTCACTCTGCTCGCTCGTTCATGTTCTCTGCTTCTATGCCACCTGCTGCAGTTGCGACTGTTTCAGCTTGTATCGACGTAGTGACTTCAGATGATTCAATCCTAGCTAACCTTTGGTCGAACGTTGAGTTCATGAGAAAAGGTTTCCAGGAATTAGGATTTTATACTTACGGATCTCAAACGCCTATCATCCCACTATTTGTTGGTGACGATATGAAAGCGGTTAAGATGACAAAATATCTTGAGTCTAAAGGAGTCTTTGCTACTCCGGTTCTTCCACCTGCAGTACCTAAAGGGGAAGCGCTAATCAGAACAAGCTACATGGCATCTCACGACAGAGCTGACTTAACGAAAGTTCTTGAAGTATTCGCTGAAGCTAAAAAAGTTTTCGAAATTCCATCGCATCTACACTAG
- a CDS encoding sterol desaturase family protein, with product MKKHTGESIRIFKNPILESFTHVHPIVPLLLWTPVIMFLLYRGATVYSISAIEFGGLFVFGLILWTFMEYMLHRFVFHWDAKSAAGKYFVFLFHGLHHDDPQDPTRLVMPPVPAVLIFMVLWAFFALMFPEKYLGVIMAFFMVGYLCYDYIHYATHHFAMTSKVGKYLRKYHLQHHYSGERSKYGVSNPLWDYIFRTTTGPKDTH from the coding sequence ATGAAAAAGCATACAGGCGAGTCAATCAGGATTTTCAAAAATCCAATTTTAGAATCTTTCACTCACGTTCATCCGATCGTGCCACTATTATTGTGGACACCGGTTATTATGTTTCTTCTTTACCGTGGTGCCACAGTTTACAGCATAAGTGCAATTGAATTCGGTGGACTCTTTGTCTTTGGATTAATTCTTTGGACGTTTATGGAATACATGCTTCACCGTTTTGTTTTTCACTGGGACGCTAAAAGTGCAGCTGGTAAATACTTCGTGTTTTTATTCCACGGTCTTCACCACGATGACCCTCAAGATCCAACTCGTTTAGTAATGCCACCAGTTCCTGCTGTTTTAATTTTCATGGTTCTTTGGGCGTTTTTCGCTTTGATGTTCCCGGAAAAATACCTGGGCGTTATCATGGCCTTCTTCATGGTGGGCTACCTTTGTTACGACTACATTCACTATGCAACTCACCACTTTGCGATGACCTCAAAAGTTGGAAAGTACCTTAGAAAATACCACCTACAACACCACTATTCAGGTGAGCGCAGTAAGTACGGTGTAAGCAATCCTCTTTGGGATTATATTTTTAGAACAACGACAGGACCGAAGGACACTCACTAG
- a CDS encoding PilZ domain-containing protein has product MTEKKDPNKKHYFQVASHEEFVESMLMHCTLESSPPLTVWEKGEDEELAEIYEAVEYFAHPRIIKLRPTGKLMTKITGSTKAGKQVLVKIPVEDKINYFTGGRLKFHPEDLSYTIEIQQEIYKSQARGNFRLNASDVIPIQFKIDEQVFDALDISISGTSFIVEAAECERFPKGKLYTECTLRFDRKNYHVPIAQIAAHIPMSDGRTKIGIAFKDLPRKTEDELYIKISTEARGEEMKKKFDTILSKKA; this is encoded by the coding sequence ATGACCGAGAAAAAAGACCCAAACAAAAAGCATTACTTCCAAGTTGCGTCTCACGAAGAATTCGTGGAGAGCATGTTAATGCACTGTACTCTTGAGTCTTCACCTCCACTAACTGTGTGGGAAAAAGGCGAAGATGAAGAGCTGGCAGAAATTTATGAAGCCGTAGAGTATTTCGCTCATCCTAGGATTATAAAACTGCGCCCTACCGGTAAACTCATGACTAAAATCACGGGTAGCACGAAGGCCGGAAAACAAGTCCTGGTAAAAATTCCTGTCGAAGACAAGATCAATTACTTCACTGGTGGACGTTTAAAATTTCACCCTGAAGACCTAAGTTACACCATCGAAATTCAGCAAGAGATCTATAAGAGCCAGGCCCGTGGAAACTTCCGCTTGAATGCCAGCGACGTGATCCCTATTCAATTCAAAATTGATGAACAAGTTTTTGATGCTTTAGATATTTCTATCAGTGGAACGAGTTTTATCGTTGAAGCAGCTGAATGTGAGCGCTTCCCGAAAGGAAAACTTTATACTGAGTGCACCCTGCGCTTTGACCGCAAAAATTATCATGTACCCATCGCCCAGATTGCGGCCCATATCCCGATGTCCGATGGACGCACCAAAATCGGTATCGCCTTTAAAGACCTGCCACGTAAAACTGAGGACGAGCTTTACATAAAAATCTCCACAGAGGCCCGTGGTGAAGAGATGAAAAAGAAGTTCGACACGATCCTTTCCAAAAAGGCCTAA
- a CDS encoding SRPBCC family protein — MKTYFFTILVTLFSTTYVWAQNLETELSPADLKAITAHEFVLKTRELPGSVWPEITYYAIVGVSPLEAAGVFAAYDAQKDYVPNVIKSTPVKHLTATEVLTDYELHMPFPISNAHYIHGAKLFKHKNDYEVQWYMLESSSAEDVKGSVYFQFYEGKTLMRYRSYVKPKSVLGSLVKSRMLKDVLLSITAIRNFMEKSKRENPVFVSKYSEFIIRALNGEFVYQTIIDKK, encoded by the coding sequence ATGAAGACTTACTTTTTTACTATTCTGGTTACTTTATTCTCCACGACTTATGTATGGGCGCAGAATCTTGAGACAGAACTGAGTCCGGCCGATCTAAAAGCTATCACAGCTCACGAGTTTGTCCTCAAAACCCGTGAACTCCCGGGTTCAGTCTGGCCGGAAATCACTTATTACGCCATCGTCGGAGTAAGTCCTCTGGAAGCGGCCGGAGTCTTTGCAGCTTACGATGCTCAAAAAGATTATGTTCCCAACGTCATCAAATCGACACCTGTTAAACATCTCACAGCGACTGAGGTTCTCACAGATTACGAACTGCATATGCCCTTTCCTATTTCCAATGCTCACTACATTCATGGTGCAAAACTTTTTAAGCACAAAAATGATTATGAAGTTCAGTGGTATATGCTGGAGTCAAGCTCTGCAGAAGATGTTAAAGGCAGTGTTTATTTCCAATTTTACGAGGGAAAAACGCTAATGAGATACCGTTCATACGTAAAACCAAAATCAGTATTGGGAAGCTTAGTAAAAAGTAGGATGTTGAAAGATGTTCTTTTAAGCATTACAGCGATTAGAAATTTTATGGAAAAAAGTAAACGTGAAAATCCCGTATTCGTTTCTAAATATTCTGAGTTTATAATACGTGCTCTTAATGGCGAATTTGTTTATCAGACTATTATTGATAAGAAGTAG
- a CDS encoding NAD-dependent epimerase/dehydratase family protein, producing MKILITGANGFVGSHLCEKLLKDGHDVFALVRSPHKFTVAENSRLTVIKGDLDQEILSWVESLPADLETCIHTAGIVHTYSPSEFYRVNAGGTENLVKNLKQRFINLHFILISSLAASGPSLGTSSRSELDMDFPVSVYGRSKKKAEELLAMNAPTSWQLSVIKPPMVIGPRDPAVLDIFKMVQGGVILLPGQNSKTKLYSFVCVFDLVETIVLVAVQKKKGIFFSANPQVVSFEQLISEIKKQLKKNWILYLPLPLILVRLLAMVLNFFYRLFPHNLRLTPDKYHELAATNWTCDGSKSEKELGQVYNYDLERTITMTLIDYKSRKWI from the coding sequence ATGAAAATTCTAATCACTGGTGCCAATGGTTTTGTGGGTTCTCACTTATGTGAAAAACTTCTTAAAGACGGGCACGATGTATTTGCCTTAGTCAGATCTCCTCATAAATTTACGGTGGCCGAGAATTCTCGTTTAACTGTGATCAAAGGTGATCTTGATCAAGAGATTCTCTCATGGGTTGAGTCTCTTCCAGCAGACCTGGAGACGTGCATACATACGGCAGGAATCGTTCACACTTATTCGCCTTCTGAGTTCTACCGCGTGAATGCCGGTGGAACTGAAAACCTGGTTAAAAATTTAAAGCAACGTTTTATCAATCTTCATTTCATTTTGATTTCGTCGCTCGCTGCTTCAGGGCCTAGCCTTGGGACATCATCGCGCTCTGAACTTGATATGGATTTTCCTGTAAGCGTTTACGGGCGATCTAAGAAAAAAGCTGAAGAACTTTTAGCAATGAATGCACCCACTTCGTGGCAGCTGTCAGTGATTAAACCTCCGATGGTTATCGGTCCCCGCGATCCGGCCGTGCTGGATATTTTCAAGATGGTTCAAGGTGGAGTGATTTTGCTTCCAGGACAAAACTCAAAAACGAAACTTTATAGTTTTGTTTGCGTGTTTGATTTGGTTGAAACAATTGTTCTCGTTGCTGTTCAAAAAAAGAAAGGGATCTTCTTTAGTGCTAACCCGCAGGTGGTTTCTTTTGAACAATTGATCAGTGAAATTAAAAAGCAGTTGAAGAAAAATTGGATTCTCTATCTTCCACTTCCACTTATTTTAGTGCGCTTACTGGCAATGGTTTTAAATTTCTTCTACAGGTTATTTCCGCACAATCTTCGCCTGACTCCAGACAAGTACCATGAATTGGCAGCAACAAACTGGACATGTGATGGAAGTAAAAGTGAGAAAGAGTTGGGACAGGTTTATAACTATGACCTGGAACGAACGATTACAATGACCCTAATTGATTACAAGTCACGCAAGTGGATATAA
- a CDS encoding phosphatase PAP2 family protein, which translates to MKRFLFISLVSLFFSKNISAADLDMQTSWSGLTSSLTYLYQGSYLQFTEKNNLYYAAAAAPSLWYSFEEDKRISANARAKNIPKYMQISSDLAPVLSFPIIPIAFFSYGVKKDDDRAVQFAKESFATMYLALLESAALSVIHIHERPDKEKLSQWETNFRGSSSFPSGHVIPYATFALKTFQFYGPYYAIVPSALFVATSIQRVRDGKHYLSDIVGGFFLTAFASEGVRKAADYKGNNVVYRSLFEHNFRVGYTAYEGAIGPRITMDW; encoded by the coding sequence ATGAAAAGATTTTTATTTATCTCTCTCGTCTCTTTGTTTTTTAGTAAAAATATTTCTGCCGCTGACCTCGATATGCAGACTTCCTGGAGTGGGTTAACGTCGTCACTGACTTATCTTTACCAAGGCTCTTACTTACAGTTCACTGAAAAAAACAATCTCTATTACGCAGCGGCGGCAGCACCTTCGCTTTGGTATTCATTTGAAGAAGACAAGCGAATTTCGGCAAACGCCAGAGCCAAAAATATTCCCAAGTATATGCAGATTTCCAGCGACCTGGCACCGGTCCTGAGTTTCCCGATTATCCCCATCGCTTTTTTTAGTTACGGTGTGAAAAAGGACGACGACCGTGCGGTACAGTTTGCAAAAGAAAGTTTTGCAACAATGTATCTGGCACTTCTTGAGTCTGCGGCCCTAAGTGTTATTCACATTCACGAGCGACCGGATAAAGAAAAACTCTCACAATGGGAGACTAATTTCAGAGGATCATCGTCGTTTCCTTCGGGGCACGTAATTCCATACGCCACTTTTGCGCTTAAAACATTTCAGTTTTACGGGCCTTATTACGCAATTGTCCCGTCGGCCCTGTTTGTTGCTACGTCAATCCAAAGAGTCAGAGATGGTAAGCATTATCTTTCGGATATTGTCGGGGGATTCTTTTTAACCGCCTTTGCTTCGGAAGGGGTAAGAAAAGCAGCTGATTACAAGGGAAACAATGTCGTTTACCGCTCGTTATTTGAACATAACTTCAGAGTAGGTTACACAGCTTACGAAGGTGCTATCGGTCCTCGCATCACGATGGACTGGTAA
- a CDS encoding substrate-binding periplasmic protein, producing MKIVIVLLLSAFCFATQAESLRIATGEYVPYTGENIPNQGISSMVVRAVFKELKQDIHLEFMPWKRVMMLVENGTVDGSYPWSANSERLKNYYFSTPIHQYRIFSFTKKGNEFNTAKSLTGKTICIPDGWDKSPFNSLIEKSKMKVFSPGTVESCFGMLALGRVDIIFINELVGKYVVDKLFGKKSPLVASEKDYLREGNELHFMVSRKSPNGKKIISDFNRGLERIKANGVYDAIVSVISTCVTCNQLGSL from the coding sequence ATGAAGATTGTCATCGTTTTGTTGTTGAGTGCATTTTGTTTTGCCACTCAAGCAGAATCTTTAAGAATCGCGACAGGTGAGTACGTCCCTTATACTGGGGAAAATATTCCGAATCAAGGAATAAGCAGTATGGTCGTCAGGGCCGTATTTAAAGAACTCAAACAAGACATTCATCTTGAATTCATGCCATGGAAGCGAGTGATGATGCTGGTTGAAAACGGGACCGTCGATGGGTCATACCCCTGGAGTGCTAATAGTGAACGCTTGAAGAATTATTACTTTTCAACACCTATTCATCAATACCGTATTTTTTCTTTCACTAAAAAAGGCAACGAATTTAATACTGCAAAGAGTTTAACTGGGAAAACAATCTGCATTCCCGATGGTTGGGACAAGTCCCCTTTTAATTCTTTGATAGAAAAATCGAAGATGAAAGTATTCAGTCCAGGAACAGTTGAGTCGTGTTTTGGGATGTTGGCACTCGGACGAGTGGATATTATTTTTATCAATGAGCTGGTTGGTAAGTATGTTGTGGATAAGCTTTTTGGAAAGAAATCTCCTCTAGTGGCCAGTGAAAAAGATTATCTACGTGAGGGCAACGAGTTGCACTTCATGGTTTCTAGGAAGTCACCGAATGGGAAAAAAATCATTAGTGATTTCAATCGCGGTTTGGAAAGAATAAAAGCGAATGGAGTTTATGATGCTATTGTTAGTGTTATATCCACTTGCGTGACTTGTAATCAATTAGGGTCATTGTAA
- a CDS encoding ATP-binding protein, producing MTKDKSYFDRFSITQEITIAVVAVIFLMISVLGVIVAKALIKNNEEKIAWQKKTNLQIATSLLADPIWTVDTNNIKNAASTFVKDDNQIIAVRVLDEYGDILVENRDSSMPTGNFKDLLKVKNRFLDTGAIRRNNEKIGTVEFIYSTQKFNDELSWLIIKLGISFLVVGLSFGALILWRMKKTITEPVNRIVETSKKIAEGNYQFQVPEENVIEFQLIAEASSAAVRAINERDLELKRQIAKAEQATKAKSNFVSTMSHEIRTPLNAIIGLTELTLDSDLSGEQRDNLETAKLSADSLLSIINDILDFSKIEAGKLELEMVDFDLIALLEECEKILALSAKKKNLNFRFHYRTEDNYFFRGDPHRLKQILLNIINNAIKFTSEQGEVNVHLSVIHRENGFALIRFEIQDTGIGIDKTKRDNLFEAFSQEDQSTTRKFGGTGLGLSISKKLIDLMGGTIGVESEVDVGSTFWFQLRLAIGDKKR from the coding sequence ATGACAAAAGACAAAAGCTATTTTGATCGCTTCAGTATCACACAGGAAATTACCATCGCAGTAGTTGCTGTGATCTTTTTGATGATTTCTGTTTTAGGGGTCATCGTGGCCAAGGCCCTGATCAAAAATAATGAAGAGAAAATTGCCTGGCAGAAAAAAACCAATCTACAAATTGCGACAAGCTTGCTTGCTGATCCTATCTGGACTGTTGATACTAACAATATCAAAAACGCAGCTTCGACTTTCGTAAAAGACGACAATCAAATTATCGCCGTAAGAGTTCTTGATGAGTACGGAGACATCCTGGTTGAAAACCGCGACTCTTCAATGCCTACCGGGAATTTCAAAGACCTCTTAAAAGTAAAAAACAGATTCTTAGATACGGGTGCCATTCGCCGTAACAACGAAAAAATCGGAACGGTTGAATTTATTTATTCAACTCAAAAGTTTAACGATGAGTTGAGCTGGCTGATTATTAAACTGGGTATTTCTTTTTTAGTGGTAGGTTTAAGTTTTGGGGCCCTGATTTTATGGCGCATGAAAAAAACCATCACCGAGCCGGTTAACCGTATCGTTGAGACTTCTAAAAAAATTGCCGAAGGAAATTATCAGTTCCAGGTTCCTGAAGAAAACGTTATTGAGTTTCAACTTATCGCTGAAGCATCAAGTGCGGCCGTTCGTGCGATTAACGAACGTGACCTGGAACTAAAAAGACAAATCGCCAAGGCCGAACAGGCGACAAAAGCAAAATCAAATTTCGTATCGACAATGAGTCACGAGATCAGAACACCGTTAAATGCCATTATTGGTTTAACAGAATTAACCCTTGATTCAGATCTAAGTGGCGAGCAAAGAGACAATCTGGAGACAGCTAAGCTTTCTGCAGACTCGTTACTATCTATTATCAACGACATTTTGGATTTTTCTAAAATTGAAGCGGGGAAACTTGAACTTGAAATGGTGGACTTTGATCTGATTGCCCTTTTAGAAGAGTGTGAAAAAATCCTGGCCTTGTCTGCTAAAAAGAAAAATCTTAATTTTAGATTCCACTATCGCACTGAAGATAATTACTTCTTCAGAGGCGATCCACATAGACTTAAGCAGATTCTTCTTAACATCATCAACAATGCGATTAAATTTACCTCAGAACAAGGGGAAGTTAATGTGCACTTATCAGTCATACATAGAGAAAATGGTTTTGCCCTTATTCGTTTTGAGATTCAGGATACGGGGATCGGAATTGATAAAACGAAAAGAGATAATTTATTCGAGGCCTTCAGTCAGGAAGATCAGTCTACAACCAGAAAATTTGGTGGAACAGGTTTGGGTCTTTCAATTTCTAAAAAACTTATCGACTTAATGGGTGGAACGATTGGAGTGGAGAGTGAAGTAGATGTCGGAAGTACTTTTTGGTTTCAGTTGCGTCTAGCAATTGGAGACAAAAAAAGATGA
- a CDS encoding DUF2797 domain-containing protein, whose translation MENSSFNLDKMEVELIDGKAIYKLQTNSGLIIMNDLIGKTFKIHSGKEINCCNCGKKTAKSYSGGYCYPCSLKLAECDMCILKPELCHFDKGTCRQPDWGLQHCMIPHYVYLANSSGLKVGITRTSQIPTRWIDQGAIQALPILKVGTRYMSGVFEKLLSTEINDKTDWRKMLKGDPDEIDLEAKRDELFELFGEDLDDLENRFGSDKVSILESELVVDIKYPVEVYPEKVASVSLDKAEVVGGRLQGIKGQYLIFDVGVINIRSHTGHKVHLEL comes from the coding sequence ATGGAAAATTCAAGTTTCAATCTCGATAAAATGGAAGTCGAACTTATAGACGGTAAGGCCATCTATAAACTTCAAACGAATTCAGGCCTAATCATCATGAATGATTTGATCGGAAAGACTTTTAAGATTCACTCCGGAAAGGAAATCAACTGCTGCAACTGCGGGAAGAAGACCGCTAAGAGCTACTCAGGTGGTTACTGTTATCCTTGCTCATTAAAGCTTGCTGAATGCGATATGTGCATTCTTAAACCTGAGCTTTGCCACTTCGACAAAGGAACGTGCAGACAGCCTGATTGGGGGCTACAACATTGTATGATCCCTCATTATGTCTACCTGGCGAATTCTTCAGGACTCAAAGTCGGGATCACTAGAACGTCTCAGATTCCTACCCGCTGGATTGACCAAGGTGCAATTCAGGCCTTGCCTATATTAAAAGTAGGAACTCGTTATATGTCAGGAGTTTTTGAGAAGCTCTTGAGTACTGAGATCAATGATAAAACTGACTGGAGAAAAATGCTCAAGGGCGATCCGGATGAGATTGATCTCGAGGCAAAACGCGATGAGCTCTTTGAACTCTTCGGCGAAGATCTGGACGATTTAGAAAACCGCTTCGGTAGCGACAAGGTTTCTATCCTTGAGAGCGAGCTGGTTGTGGACATTAAGTACCCGGTTGAGGTTTACCCTGAAAAGGTGGCTTCGGTATCACTCGACAAAGCGGAGGTGGTAGGTGGTAGACTGCAAGGTATTAAGGGGCAGTACTTAATTTTTGATGTTGGTGTTATTAATATTAGAAGCCATACTGGCCATAAAGTTCATCTAGAACTGTAA